The genomic region TTTCTCGCGGTTGGCTTGACCTTGAACCCGCGCGAAGTCCCGTCGCCGCTGGTGGGAAAACCGGCCCCTGATTTTTCACTGCCTCAGCTGCATGAATCCGACAAGATGTTTTCCCCGAAAGATCTGGCCGGGAAGGTCTGGTTGCTAAACTTTTGGGCCTCCTGGTGCAATGGATGCAAGGATGAACATCCGATCCTGATGCAACTAGCAAAATCGGGCGAAGTCCCGATCTACGGGGCGGATTATAAGGACACTCGGGAGGAAGCGCTCACCTGGTTGCGGCGTTGGGGTAATCCGTACCAGTTGGTCGCCGTGGACGAAGCGGGCCGGGTGGGCATCAACTATGGCGTGTACGGCGTTCCGGAGACCTACGTGATCGATAAGGCCGGAACGATTCGGTATAAACA from Nitrospira sp. harbors:
- a CDS encoding DsbE family thiol:disulfide interchange protein, with amino-acid sequence MKRFLLPLAIFVVMVGFLAVGLTLNPREVPSPLVGKPAPDFSLPQLHESDKMFSPKDLAGKVWLLNFWASWCNGCKDEHPILMQLAKSGEVPIYGADYKDTREEALTWLRRWGNPYQLVAVDEAGRVGINYGVYGVPETYVIDKAGTIRYKQIGPVDQDVLEKKILPLVRELQQQ